From Lolium perenne isolate Kyuss_39 chromosome 5, Kyuss_2.0, whole genome shotgun sequence, a single genomic window includes:
- the LOC127301509 gene encoding uncharacterized protein produces the protein MAAAARIRRLASCCLSSPALSRTAPRHSRGLRGMCTLSTTLGSGADEDEIERIRREFEDAKRNYLSIPAAMKDMPKMDPQGIYVNKNVKLDDLQVYGFDYDYTLSHYSDHLQCLIYDLAKKHLVDEFKYPESCLQYEYDRRFPVRGLYYDKLKGCLVKLDFFGSIEPDGCFFGRRKLSPTEIKELYGTRHIGRDQVRQLVGLMDVFCFSEACLIADIVQHFVDAKLEFDAPYIYEDVNKAIQHVHRSGLVHRKVLAEPQKFLIKNSQVFRFLKTLREKGKKLFLLTNSPFYFVDGGMSYLLEDQHFDGNSWRELFDVVIAQANKPTFYNSDHPFRVYDTEKDTLAFTAVDKFLPSEVYYHGCLKSFLQITKWRGPEVIYFGDHLLSDLRGPSKAGWRTAAVIRELEDEIGIQNSDNYRFQQAKLSIIHDLLGKVHATVVSTEKGQVYRALLDELNAERHQCRSGMRSLFNSSFGATFLTDTGKESSFAYHIHQYADIYTSKLENFLSHAPESWLHPPHDIKIMPHNAKVPASLFNGS, from the exons ATGGCGGCGGCCGCGCGCATCCGCCGTCTCGCCTCGTGCTGCCTCTCCTCTCCGGCGCTTTCCAGGACTGCGCCGCGGCACAGCAGAG GTCTCCGAGGCATGTGCACGCTCTCCACGACGCTGGGGTCCGGCGCCGACGAGGACGAGATCGAGCGCATCCGCCGCGAGTTCGAGGACGCCAAGCGCAACTACCTCAGCATCCCCGCCGCCATGAAGGACATGCCCAAGATGGACCCGCAAG GGATTTACGTCAACAAGAACGTCAAACTGGACGACCTGCAAGTCTACGGCTTCGACTACGACTACACGCTCTCGCACTACTCCGACCACCTGCAGTGCCTGATCTACGACCTCGCCAAGAAGCACTTGGTCGACGAG TTCAAGTATCCGGAGAGCTGCTTGCAGTACGAGTATGACCGCAGATTTCCTGTTAGGGGCCTTTACTATGACAAACTAAAAGGCTGCCTTGTCAAGCTTGACTTCTTTGGTTCTATTGAACCTGACGGTTGCTTCTTTGGGCGGCGAAAG CTAAGTCCGACTGAGATAAAAGAACTATACGGCACAAGACATATCGGAAGGGATCAAGTTCGTCAGCTTGTTGGGCTCATGGATGTCTTCTGTTTTAGTGAG GCATGCCTCATTGCAGATATTGTTCAGCACTTTGTAGATGCCAAGCTAGAGTTTGATGCCCCTTACATATACGAGGACGTGAACAAAGCGATTCAGCATGTCCACAGAAGTGGTTTAGTTCACAGGAAAGTTCTTGCCGAGCCACAGAAATTTCTGATAAAAAAT AGTCAGGTGTTCCGTTTCTTAAAGACGCTACGCGAGAAGGGAAAAAAACTGTTTCTTCTAACCAACTCACCTTTCTACTTTGTAGATGGAGGGATGAGTTACTTGCTAGAG GACCAGCATTTTGATGGCAATTCCTGGAGGGAGCTTTTTGATGTTGTGATTGCTCAGGCAAATAAACCAACTTTCTACAATTCCGACCACCCATTCAG GGTATATGACACTGAAAAGGACACCTTAGCTTTTACTGCAGTTGACAAGTTTTTGCCAAGTGAAGTCTATTACCATGGCTGCTTAAAGTCATTTCTGCAGATAACAAAGTGGAGAGGTCCAGAG GTGATATACTTTGGTGATCATCTTTTAAGCGACTTGAGAGGGCCTTCCAAAGCTGGCTGGCGCACAGCTGCTGTAATTCGCGAACTGGAG GATGAAATAGGAATCCAGAACAGCGACAACTACCGGTTCCAGCAG GCAAAATTAAGTATAATACATGATCTACTTGGGAAAGTTCATGCAACTGTTGTTAGCACTGAGAAAGGCCAGGTTTACAGAGCATTGCTTGATGAGTTGAATGCAGAAAGGCATCAATGTCGATCTGGGATGCGAAGTCTGTTTAATAGCTCCTTTGGTGCAACATTCCTTACAGACACAGGAAAGGAATCATCATTTGCCTATCACATTCATCAATATGCAGATATCTACACCAGCAAGCTCGAGAACTTCTTGTCACATGCCCCTGAATCATGGCTTCATCCACCTCATGACATAAAGATCATGCCACATAATGCGAAG GTCCCGGCGAGTTTGTTCAATGGTTCGTAG
- the LOC127301510 gene encoding protein GAMETE EXPRESSED 2, whose protein sequence is MANSVALSLLTLALLLRVAPSTAQNPPIARRPAFAFGWLNGRQTFRAGDTAVIIIMSFDLPDANVSAVRRSGSFTLTVRGKTGNSTYAADVRARLEGAPPSWTITFVPLRAGDFVAVLEEERFAIGISTLYYTVAARDLHPSASLASWMYFTGYVVAGSKAFVSVVPRDAFGNAVPREAEGMPPGDGYFRVSGSYLNGTAVEFLDFQYNGWTADGRLSLEFVPTLAGDFLVQVYGDNRPLRDSPLWLTVKPGPIDIAKSTADWKHGTNVLQIFSKLEIFINQKDLYGNLVPEIHPFDAAVVEKASNLSVPVGDLRIEAVAEGIQVLSFNVGEPGEFVLTILDLQLKQNLSNMAYIYNVFVGYADGSNSFANGSGTAQSVAGSVSSFMVFLEDQYRDPSPVEPAMLQVHILSKNGTSVVNPIISPVREPNGNCYQTIFPNFKNYGPADHQEMVAGNSTLQASHFNVSYTPEIAGEYDIWVLCGNIVLNNGNPYNMTVSPGAVSSSIPSDPLFEPRVKISVRNEVTVWLRDSFMNPVVSLEPKLRLHLTSANIPTLVNTSSFAAEEFVDNKDGSYTTYYVAKYLGSYSFCTQLNNTQLPPCPFEVHVLGDDYFSQVKNDNISVWEDESVSFEVLSNDYIAAGQPEGVNLSSPLHGSVLEYEQSYRYTPFEGFFGNDSFSYTVSDQHSNVASGKVFISVLCRPPHFISLPKQLHVTEDIIGPKFGGFPGIEIIYSDTAENISVTVKAQSGKVLLAPMPMKLQQTSDDVISISRGARSGKDINLQGMVEAINVALKFLRYIGNEDFYGEDVIMLSAKNRNGIEHTKLHIFVQPINDPPVILAPKSILLGGKESREGYQIFDKQRDPFEFSIVEPDLRHYPGNKSHLLLVLSLEVLEGTLVMTLPAGIVATAELKADGNNHWQSLQAYVAIAHHFVLRGTGIRFHGNVSDCNNAMQRLFYQGASHETRLFITVNDLGNYGCYPDCSEMMSTPLSTAKTVRLVKTKPMNSRRAILVGSAIAIEILAMLCLGGVLLYFLVKCMSQLKGKQRDPVNNEVRTAEQTTSRQMSRSPSDDAGYSSAPAAVLSLGGNRSSCRQRSCRSCKQELELQPLSGIRINVDQDAHLALDKDK, encoded by the exons ATGGCGAACTCCGTCGCGCTCTCGCTCCTCACGCTCGCCCTTCTCCTCCGCGTCGCCCCATCGACGGCGCAGAACCCTCCCATCGCGCGGCGACCGGCGTTCGCCTTCGGCTGGCTGAACGGCAGACAAACCTTCCGCGCCGGCGACACAGCAGTCATCATAATCATGTCCTTCGACCTCCCGGACGCCAACGTCTCGGCCGTCCGGCGCTCGGGCTCCTTCACGCTGACCGTGCGCGGCAAGACCGGCAACAGCACCTACGCCGCCGACGTCCGCGCGCGCCTCGAGGGGGCGCCGCCGTCCTGGACCATCACATTCGTGCCACTCCGGGCCGGGGACTTCGTGGCGGTCCTCGAGGAGGAGCGCTTCGCCATCGGCATCTCCACTCTCTACTACACGGTCGCCGCCAGGGACCTGCACCCGTCCGCCTCCCTGGCCTCCTGGATGTACTTCACCGGCTACGTCGTCGCCGGCTCCAAGGCCTTCGTGTCGGTCGTGCCCAGGGACGCCTTCGGCAACGCCGTCCCGCGTGAAGCCGAAGGCATGCCGCCTGGCGACGGGTACTTCAGGGTGTCGGGATCCTACCTGAACGGGACGGCCGTCGAGTTCTTGGATTTTCAGTACAATGGCTGGACAGCAGACGGGCGCCTCAGCCTCGAGTTCGTGCCCACTCTTGCCGGGGACTTCTTGGTCCAGGTTTATGGGGATAACAGGCCGCTGCGTGATTCGCCATTGTGGCTCACAGTGAAGCCAG GTCCCATTGACATTGCGAAAAGCACGGCCGACTGGAAGCATGGAACAAACGTGCTGCAGATATTCTCCAAGCTGGAGATCTTCATAAACCAGAAGGATTTGTACGGAAATCTAGTTCCGGAGATCCATCCATTCGACGCTGCCGTGGTGGAAAAGGCCTCAAACCTGTCTGTCCCGGTCGGGGATCTTCGAATCGAAGCGGTCGCCGAGGGAATTCAGGTGCTCTCCTTCAACGTTGGGGAGCCCGGAGAGTTTGTGCTCACGATTCTTGATCTTCAGCTCAAGCAGAATCTCTCCAATATGGCGTACATATATAATGTGTTTGTAG GGTATGCCGATGGATCAAACAGCTTTGCCAACGGGTCCGGTACAGCGCAATCTGTTGCCGGTTCGGTGTCATCCTTCATGGTTTTCCTGGAAGATCAGTATCGCGACCCTTCTCCGGTTGAACCCGCAATGTTGCAAGTGCATATTTTGAGTAAAAATGGCACGTCTGTTGTAAACCCAATTATATCACCTGTAAGAGAACCAAACGGTAATTGCTACCAAACCATTTTTCCAAATTTCAAAA ATTATGGACCTGCTGACCATCAGGAA ATGGTTGCTGGAAACTCAACACTGCAAGCCAGTCATTTTAATGTTTCATATACTCCTGAAATCGCTGGGGAGTACGATATCTGGGTGCTGTGTGGGAACATAGTGTTGAACAATGGAAATCCCTATAATATGACAGTTTCACCAG GTGCAGTTAGCTCATCTATACCAAGTGATCCATTGTTtgagcctagagtcaaaatatcagTTAGAAATGAAGTAACTGTTTGGCTCCGTGACTCGTTTATGAACCCAGTGGTATCTCTAGAGCCAAAACTGAGGCTTCATCTAACATCCGCAAATATACCGACCCTGGTGAACACGTCGAGCTTCGCTGCAGAGGAATTTGTCGACAACAAAGATGGATCATATACTACTTATTAtgtggcaaagtatcttggttcatATAGCTTCTGTACTCAGCTTAACAACACGCAGCTGCCTCCTTGTCCATTTGAAGTCCATGTTCTTGGAG ATGACTACTTTTCTCAAGTCAAAAACGATAACATTTCAGTTTGGGAGGATGAATCTGTTAGCTTTGAAGTACTGTCAAATGACTACATTGCAGCAGGACAACCTGAAGGAGTTAACTTATCTTCA CCACTCCATGGATCAGTTCTAGAGTACGAGCAAAGCTATCGGTACACGCCGTTTGAAGGATTTTTTGGGAATGACTCATTCTCATACACAGTATCTGATCAGCATAGCAACGTTGCAAGTGGCAAAGTGTTCATATCTGTTCTCTGCAGACCACCTCATTTCATCTCTTTACCCAAGCAGTTGCATGTTACTGAAGATATAATTGGCCCAAAATTTGG TGGGTTTCCAGGGATCGAAATAATATATTCCGACACAGCAGAAAACATATCAGTAACAGTGAAGGCACAGTCAGGCAAAGTTCTTCTTGCTCCCATGCCAATGAAACTTCAACAGACATCGGATGATGTAATTTCAATCAGCAGGGGAGCTAGATCTGGCAAAGACATAAATTTACAAGGGATGGTAGAAGCAATAAATGTGGCACTAAAATTTCTTCGGTATATTGG AAATGAAGACTTCTATGGAGAAGATGTTATAATGCTATCTGCCAAGAACAGAAACGGTATAGAACATACTAAGTTACATATATTTGTTCAGCCAATCAACGACCCTCCGGTTATACTAGCACCAAAATCAATTTTGCTGGGTGGGAAAGAATCGAGAGAAGGATATCAAATCTTTGACAAACAGAGAGATCCATTCGAGTTTTCAATTGTTGAACCGGATCTTCGTCATTATCCAG GGAACAAGTCCCACCTTCTGCTAGTGCTCTCCTTGGAAGTTCTTGAAGGAACCTTGGTGATGACATTGCCAGCCGGCATTGTCGCCACTGCCGAGCTGAAGGCTGATGGCAATAACCATTGGCAGTCTCTTCAGGCCTACGTGGCCATTGCCCATCACTTTGTCCTGAGGGGAACTGGCATCAGGTTCCACGGGAATGTTTCTGACTGCAACAATGCAATGCAGCGGTTGTTTTACCAA GGTGCTAGCCATGAGACAAGGTTATTTATTACTGTAAACGACCTTGGAAACTATGGATGCTACCCAGATTGTTCAGAGATGATGTCAACGCCACTCTCGACGGCGAAGACTGTTCGACTAGTCAAAACAAAACCTATGAACTCAAGAAGAGCCATCT TGGTCGGATCAGCAATAGCAATCGAGATCTTAGCAATGCTATGCCTTGGTGGGGTTCTCCTGTATTTCCTCGTGAAATGCATGagtcaactgaaaggaaagcaaaGAGATCCTGTCAACAATGAAGTGCGCACCGCGGAACAAACTACATCTCGTCAA ATGAGTCGGTCGCCCTCAGATGATGCTGGATATAGCTCTGCTCCTGCTGCTGTGCTATCCTTAGGTGGAAACAGATCAAGTTGTCGGCAGCG TTCTTGCAGGTCATGCAAGCAGGAACTGGAACTGCAGCCTTTGTCCGGGATCAGAATTAATGTTGATCAAGACGCTCACCTTGCATTAGACAAGGACAAGTAG